Proteins encoded together in one bacterium window:
- a CDS encoding alkaline phosphatase family protein, with protein sequence MRPILYVILDGLGDRPVPALGGRTPLAAAAVPHLTVLARRGRTGLVQTVGKGIAPESDVAVTAILGYDPFKYHTGRGVFEAVGAGMPFQDGDLALRGNFATGGEGLRIVDRRAGRDLTSEEAHALADAVTRELQLDSVPADLEVRASIGHRCGVVMRRHGGRLSGKISNTDPAYARVEGLGVARAQAGDMTEECTPLDSSEEARAAAALVNEFTRRAHELLDRHPVNQRRRAAGKMPGNLILVRDAGDHLPTMPPIAERFGVRFGCFVEMPVERGIAQLTGMRVIPVPPSGADKATVYAEWARTAITEITRTGGLYIHIKGPDEPGHDGDADAKRAVIELIDRAFFGTLLPQIDLEKVLIAVTADHATPCELHSHSDDPVPLLLAGGGVTSDGSREYNEAACAHGSLGTLMGVEIMPLLVKMGGAA encoded by the coding sequence ATGAGACCGATTCTCTACGTGATCCTGGACGGATTGGGCGACCGTCCTGTGCCTGCGCTCGGGGGACGGACGCCGCTCGCCGCTGCGGCGGTCCCGCATTTGACGGTGCTGGCCCGCCGCGGACGCACGGGGTTGGTGCAGACGGTGGGGAAGGGCATCGCCCCCGAATCCGACGTCGCCGTCACGGCGATCCTCGGATACGATCCATTCAAGTACCATACCGGTCGCGGGGTGTTTGAGGCGGTGGGCGCGGGGATGCCGTTTCAGGACGGTGACCTCGCGTTGCGGGGGAACTTTGCCACGGGGGGCGAGGGGCTGCGCATCGTCGACCGGCGGGCCGGTCGGGATCTGACTTCGGAGGAGGCGCATGCGCTGGCCGACGCGGTGACCCGAGAACTACAGTTGGACTCCGTCCCCGCCGATCTCGAGGTGCGGGCCAGCATCGGACACCGCTGCGGGGTGGTCATGCGCCGACACGGTGGGCGGCTCTCCGGAAAGATCAGCAACACCGACCCGGCCTACGCCCGCGTGGAAGGACTCGGTGTGGCCCGCGCGCAGGCGGGGGACATGACCGAGGAATGCACGCCGCTCGATTCCAGCGAAGAGGCCCGCGCCGCCGCCGCCCTGGTGAACGAGTTTACCCGGAGAGCCCATGAGCTGCTGGACCGGCACCCTGTGAACCAGCGTCGCCGCGCCGCCGGCAAGATGCCGGGGAATTTGATCCTGGTGCGGGATGCGGGGGACCACCTCCCCACGATGCCGCCGATCGCCGAGCGGTTTGGGGTGCGGTTCGGCTGCTTCGTCGAGATGCCGGTGGAGCGGGGGATCGCGCAGCTGACCGGGATGCGCGTGATCCCCGTCCCGCCGAGCGGCGCGGATAAAGCGACGGTCTACGCCGAGTGGGCCCGCACGGCGATCACCGAGATCACGCGAACCGGAGGTTTGTATATTCACATCAAGGGACCCGACGAGCCGGGACACGACGGCGACGCGGATGCCAAACGTGCCGTGATCGAGCTCATCGATCGGGCGTTCTTCGGGACCCTGCTCCCTCAGATCGACCTTGAGAAGGTGCTCATCGCCGTGACCGCCGATCACGCCACCCCGTGCGAGCTCCACAGCCACTCCGACGACCCGGTCCCGCTGCTACTGGCGGGCGGAGGGGTAACGTCGGACGGAAGCCGCGAGTACAACGAGGCGGCCTGCGCCCACGGCAGCCTCGGCACCCTGATGGGGGTCGAGATCATGCCCCTGCTGGTCAAGATGGGGGGCGCAGCCTAG
- the rlmD gene encoding 23S rRNA (uracil(1939)-C(5))-methyltransferase RlmD, which produces MERAVAQRHPPFRRGAEIELTIDRMAYGGRGVGRIDGFVVFVPDTAPGDRVRARLWRVKAAYAEADLIQVASPAPARVSPPCPHFGPCGGCVWQHLGYTDQLGAKESIVRESLTHIAGLRDVDVRPILPAVDPWGYRNKMEFTFHPDATLGLHRRGAFDRVVPITACLIQSEAANEILRVATEWARASGLSRYNARDHTGLLRQLVIREGRRSGEMMVALITTAPEVPAARDLAVRVRTTVPRVMSVLHGVNPGASDGLPLTAVSVLAGRPYIVEQLAGLRFRIGLETFFQTNTVQAERLVETVGTLAEPREHETVFDLYCGVGTFSLPLALRAQRVYGLEIAASAVEAARENAAQNAIGNVEFAAGDVRRLLPDLVGRAGAPHLLVLDPPRSGAGSRVMRKVIAAAPSRILYVSCNPTTLASDLEDLAAAGYAIRTVQPLDLFPHTYHVECVVALERGAA; this is translated from the coding sequence ATGGAGCGGGCGGTGGCGCAGCGCCACCCGCCCTTCCGCCGTGGCGCCGAGATCGAGCTCACGATCGACCGCATGGCCTACGGCGGTCGTGGCGTGGGGCGCATCGATGGATTCGTGGTGTTCGTGCCGGATACGGCCCCGGGGGATCGTGTTCGCGCGCGCCTGTGGCGCGTCAAAGCCGCCTACGCCGAGGCGGACCTGATTCAGGTCGCCTCACCCGCGCCGGCGCGCGTGTCGCCGCCCTGCCCCCACTTCGGCCCCTGCGGTGGATGCGTCTGGCAGCACCTGGGGTACACCGATCAACTCGGCGCCAAAGAGAGCATCGTCCGCGAAAGCCTAACCCACATCGCCGGTCTCCGTGACGTCGACGTCAGGCCGATCCTCCCGGCGGTCGATCCCTGGGGGTATCGGAACAAGATGGAGTTTACGTTCCACCCCGACGCCACCTTGGGGCTGCATCGGCGAGGGGCGTTTGACCGCGTGGTCCCCATCACCGCTTGTCTGATCCAGTCGGAGGCGGCGAACGAGATCCTTCGGGTTGCCACGGAATGGGCGCGCGCGTCGGGGTTGTCCCGGTACAATGCGCGCGATCACACCGGGCTCCTCAGACAGCTGGTCATCCGCGAGGGACGGCGCAGCGGCGAGATGATGGTCGCGCTGATCACGACGGCGCCAGAGGTCCCCGCGGCCCGCGACCTCGCCGTCCGCGTCCGCACTACCGTCCCCCGCGTCATGAGCGTCCTGCACGGGGTCAATCCCGGGGCGTCGGATGGCCTTCCCCTGACCGCCGTCTCCGTGCTCGCGGGCCGGCCGTACATCGTCGAGCAGCTCGCGGGCCTCCGGTTCCGGATCGGCCTCGAGACATTCTTCCAGACCAACACCGTGCAGGCGGAACGGTTGGTCGAGACGGTCGGCACGCTCGCAGAACCGCGGGAACACGAGACGGTCTTCGACCTCTACTGTGGGGTCGGCACGTTCTCGCTCCCTCTCGCGCTTCGGGCACAACGGGTGTACGGGTTGGAGATCGCCGCCTCCGCCGTCGAAGCCGCTCGTGAAAACGCGGCCCAGAACGCGATCGGGAACGTGGAGTTTGCCGCGGGGGACGTCCGGCGCCTCCTTCCGGACCTGGTGGGCCGGGCCGGAGCGCCTCACTTGCTCGTGCTCGACCCGCCTCGGAGCGGCGCGGGGAGCCGGGTGATGCGGAAGGTTATCGCCGCGGCGCCATCGCGGATCCTCTACGTCTCCTGCAACCCCACGACCCTGGCGTCCGATCTCGAAGACCTGGCCGCCGCCGGGTATGCGATCCGCACCGTCCAGCCGCTCGACCTCTTTCCCCACACCTATCACGTTGAGTGCGTGGTCGCACTCGAGCGCGGCGCTGCCTAG
- the dapF gene encoding diaminopimelate epimerase → MARLRRNEYVKSHALGNDYLVMDPRVLSFRLTRSAVQAICHRNFGVGSDGILTIERSRRALFGLRVFNPDGSEAEKSGNGVRIFAKCLWDHGYTRRRIFDVETRGGMVSITLRLRGRQVQNITAGMGRATFRSREIPVAGPDREVVDEELTLGSQQFRITAVSVGNPHCVIFVDDLESLDLAHVGPMLEHHPMFPNRTNVQFVRVDSTSRVAIRIWERGAGETLASGSSSSAVAAACVRHRFTGRDVTVQSPGGVLRVHVGADFDLRLTGPAEETCRGTISADLAARLRR, encoded by the coding sequence ATGGCCCGGCTCCGCCGGAACGAGTACGTCAAGTCCCACGCGCTGGGCAACGACTACCTCGTCATGGATCCCCGCGTCCTCTCGTTCCGCCTCACGCGGTCTGCGGTGCAGGCGATCTGTCACCGGAACTTCGGCGTGGGGTCGGATGGGATCCTTACGATCGAGCGGTCCCGGCGCGCCCTATTCGGTCTGCGCGTGTTCAACCCCGACGGGAGCGAGGCCGAGAAGAGCGGGAACGGCGTCCGGATCTTCGCGAAGTGCCTCTGGGACCATGGGTACACACGCCGCAGGATCTTTGACGTCGAGACCCGGGGCGGCATGGTCTCGATCACCCTCCGCCTGCGCGGCCGGCAGGTGCAGAACATCACCGCCGGCATGGGGCGTGCGACGTTTCGGAGCCGTGAGATCCCCGTGGCGGGGCCGGACCGGGAGGTCGTCGACGAAGAGCTCACGCTGGGATCCCAGCAGTTTCGGATCACCGCCGTGTCCGTGGGGAACCCCCACTGCGTGATTTTCGTGGATGATCTCGAATCGCTCGATCTCGCTCACGTGGGCCCCATGCTGGAGCATCATCCGATGTTTCCGAACCGCACGAACGTTCAGTTCGTGCGGGTGGACTCGACCAGCCGGGTGGCGATCCGCATCTGGGAGCGGGGCGCCGGCGAGACGTTGGCTTCGGGGAGCAGCAGCAGTGCGGTCGCCGCCGCGTGCGTCCGTCACAGGTTCACCGGCCGGGACGTGACGGTGCAGAGCCCCGGCGGCGTTCTCCGCGTACACGTCGGCGCGGACTTCGATCTCCGGTTGACCGGCCCCGCGGAAGAGACGTGCCGGGGCACCATCAGCGCCGACTTGGCCGCGCGTCTGCGACGATAG